One genomic region from Gemmatimonadota bacterium encodes:
- a CDS encoding DUF2723 domain-containing protein, translating into MSATTATTIAEVDYRPSYGAAAIAATLVFVLYLVTLSPSTAMWDTSEYIAAAFTFGLPHPPGNPFFVILGRFFSILPIAPNVAMRINILAALCSAVSAGMWFLIAERVLAGWLPRKWQRLAGGALAALIGSTAFTVWAQSVVNEKVYTVSLVGMAIVAWLTVRWCDDPDGPRADRLLVLVAYLSGLGYANHMAGFLALPAVFVAVLVIRPRTFLRWKLLLAGLFAIVLGMTPFLTQPIRSAYFPRINEGETTGCVTKIAADCTFSKLTYDRFMYNFNRTQYGKPALTDRQVPFTAQIGMWWTYFRWQWLRDANGTHAAAQEALAWVFLLLGLLGGWVHWQRDRRSFWFFGPLIFTVTLVLIYYMNFKYGYSQAPELGDAVPREVRDRDYFYLWSFSAWSVWVALGLFNVWERLAQMFGSDPVRMGTETVEVPRQSSWMAASPLLLLAVIPLWGNWSSASRHGQTDTRDFAHDLLESVEPYGVLITVGDNDTFPLWYAQEVEHIRPDVTVLCTSLLNTDWYTRQLIRNPIRPYDVANGPPAYAGRTWTRPTKPIIDLSYTQSDSVPPAVALDAPQDLNTKSGFHFSVHPRDLGGGFHGLERADLFVLYIIRDAFPSTPVYFSRTDGSYPDEMGFGNNLLTTGLARKLVATPPTASSTIVHLPGDGWFDIATTYSLWTKSFDAPKSLAARHGWVDRPSVGIPYVYVRTGAVLSEALLQVGRQADAQKVMATTQRVANGTGLAELLTAQQQ; encoded by the coding sequence ATGTCTGCAACCACAGCCACAACAATCGCGGAAGTCGATTACCGCCCGTCCTACGGGGCGGCCGCGATCGCCGCAACGCTGGTCTTCGTTCTGTACCTCGTCACCCTGTCGCCATCCACGGCGATGTGGGACACGAGCGAGTACATCGCCGCGGCCTTCACGTTCGGCCTTCCGCACCCCCCCGGCAACCCGTTCTTCGTGATTCTCGGGCGGTTCTTCTCGATCCTGCCCATCGCGCCGAACGTGGCGATGCGAATCAACATCCTCGCTGCGCTGTGCAGCGCGGTGTCGGCGGGAATGTGGTTCCTGATCGCGGAGCGTGTGCTCGCCGGCTGGCTGCCGCGCAAATGGCAACGGCTCGCGGGGGGCGCGCTCGCCGCGCTCATCGGCTCGACCGCGTTTACCGTGTGGGCGCAGTCGGTCGTCAACGAAAAAGTGTACACCGTGTCGCTCGTCGGAATGGCGATCGTTGCGTGGCTGACGGTGCGCTGGTGTGACGATCCCGACGGACCCAGGGCCGATCGCTTGCTCGTGCTCGTAGCATATCTGAGCGGACTCGGCTACGCGAATCACATGGCCGGCTTCCTGGCATTGCCGGCGGTGTTCGTTGCAGTGCTCGTGATCCGTCCGCGCACCTTTCTGCGCTGGAAGCTCCTGCTGGCGGGATTGTTCGCGATCGTGCTCGGGATGACACCGTTCCTCACGCAGCCGATCAGATCCGCGTACTTCCCGCGGATCAACGAAGGCGAGACTACCGGCTGCGTAACGAAGATCGCCGCAGATTGCACGTTCAGCAAGCTGACGTACGACCGGTTCATGTACAACTTCAACCGCACTCAGTACGGCAAGCCCGCCCTGACGGACAGGCAGGTTCCGTTCACGGCGCAGATCGGTATGTGGTGGACGTATTTCAGGTGGCAGTGGCTGCGGGACGCCAACGGTACGCATGCAGCTGCTCAGGAAGCACTCGCGTGGGTATTCCTGCTATTGGGATTGCTTGGCGGCTGGGTTCACTGGCAACGAGACCGACGAAGTTTCTGGTTCTTCGGCCCGCTGATCTTCACCGTGACGCTGGTGCTGATCTACTACATGAATTTCAAGTATGGCTATTCACAGGCACCCGAGCTTGGCGACGCCGTACCGCGGGAAGTTCGTGATCGAGATTATTTCTATCTGTGGAGCTTCAGCGCGTGGAGCGTGTGGGTAGCGCTCGGACTGTTCAACGTCTGGGAGCGACTCGCCCAGATGTTCGGGTCGGATCCGGTGCGCATGGGAACCGAGACTGTGGAAGTTCCTCGCCAGTCGAGCTGGATGGCGGCGTCCCCACTGCTGCTGCTTGCCGTGATTCCGCTGTGGGGCAACTGGAGCTCCGCATCGCGGCATGGGCAGACGGACACGCGTGACTTCGCGCACGATCTGCTCGAATCCGTCGAGCCATACGGCGTGCTCATCACCGTGGGCGACAACGATACCTTCCCGCTCTGGTACGCTCAGGAAGTCGAGCACATAAGGCCTGACGTCACAGTGCTGTGCACGTCGCTGCTCAACACCGACTGGTACACGCGCCAGCTGATCCGTAATCCTATCCGGCCGTACGACGTTGCGAACGGGCCGCCCGCATATGCGGGTCGCACGTGGACACGCCCGACCAAGCCGATAATCGATCTCAGCTACACGCAATCGGATTCGGTACCACCCGCGGTTGCGCTCGATGCACCGCAGGATCTCAACACCAAGAGCGGATTTCACTTCTCCGTGCATCCACGCGACCTCGGGGGCGGCTTTCACGGCCTCGAGCGCGCCGATCTCTTCGTGCTCTACATCATTCGCGACGCATTTCCGTCGACTCCGGTGTACTTCAGTCGTACCGATGGCAGCTATCCGGACGAGATGGGCTTCGGCAACAATCTCCTGACGACCGGTCTGGCGCGGAAGCTCGTAGCAACTCCGCCAACCGCCTCATCGACGATCGTGCATCTGCCGGGCGACGGATGGTTCGACATCGCGACGACGTACTCACTCTGGACCAAGAGCTTTGACGCGCCCAAGTCACTCGCCGCGCGTCACGGCTGGGTGGACCGGCCGTCGGTCGGGATTCCGTACGTGTACGTTCGGACGGGTGCAGTGCTCTCCGAAGCGTTGCTCCAGGTCGGCCGTCAGGCAGATGCGCAGAAGGTCATGGCGACCACGCAGCGTGTGGCCAACGGCACAGGTCTCGCGGAGCTTTTGACGGCGCAGCAGCAGTAG
- the purH gene encoding bifunctional phosphoribosylaminoimidazolecarboxamide formyltransferase/IMP cyclohydrolase, whose translation MPLALLSVSDKTGLVEFARGLVELGWDLVSTGGTSRALRTAGLSVRDVSDLTQFPEMLDGRVKTLHPMIHGGLLARRDSDEHAETVRIHAIPWIDLVAVNLYPFRETAARADVSADDVVEQIDIGGPAMLRSAAKNFDAVTVICDPADYTRVLAALQAKDDDKDLRKRLAAKVFEHTAAYDGAIAAWFASERGDRFADSLVIALERSQTLRYGENPGQRAAFYVESKGRGLDALVQHGGKELSFNNLLDLEGALLAADAFSGQTCCAIIKHTTPCGLAIGASPLEAYQKALACDPQSAFGSVIAFTAPVDTAAAEALSSLFVECIVAPSFSPDALSILGKKKNLRVLEGTAAWPRGSYDFKRVRGGLLVQDRAPEPIPYAHWRVVTDRTPTDRERDDLAFAWQAVASVKSNAIVLVRDGATIGIGAGQMSRVDASFLSVHKAHNAGHETAGAALGSDAYFPFRDGVDHAAEAGVTAIVQPGGSIRDAEVIAAANEHGIAMVFTGQRQFRH comes from the coding sequence ATGCCTCTCGCCTTACTATCAGTCTCCGATAAGACCGGCCTCGTGGAATTCGCACGCGGACTCGTCGAGCTCGGCTGGGATCTCGTGTCGACCGGCGGAACGTCGCGTGCCCTGCGCACCGCAGGCCTCAGCGTTCGCGACGTAAGCGATCTCACACAGTTTCCCGAAATGCTGGACGGCCGCGTCAAGACGCTGCATCCTATGATTCACGGCGGGCTGCTGGCGCGTCGCGATTCCGACGAGCACGCTGAAACCGTTCGCATTCACGCGATCCCGTGGATCGATCTCGTCGCAGTCAATCTCTATCCGTTCAGAGAAACCGCGGCGCGTGCCGACGTCAGTGCCGATGACGTCGTCGAGCAGATCGACATAGGCGGCCCCGCCATGCTTCGATCGGCGGCCAAGAATTTCGACGCAGTGACTGTGATTTGCGATCCCGCCGATTACACTCGAGTCCTGGCGGCATTGCAGGCCAAGGACGACGACAAGGATCTGCGCAAGCGTCTCGCTGCAAAAGTATTCGAGCACACGGCTGCATACGACGGGGCGATAGCCGCCTGGTTTGCGTCCGAGCGTGGCGACCGGTTCGCCGACTCGCTCGTAATCGCGCTCGAGCGATCGCAGACGTTGAGATACGGCGAGAATCCAGGGCAACGCGCGGCGTTCTACGTCGAATCGAAGGGACGGGGGCTCGACGCGCTCGTGCAGCACGGCGGCAAGGAGTTGAGCTTCAACAATCTGCTCGACCTCGAAGGCGCGCTGCTCGCAGCCGATGCATTCTCGGGACAGACCTGTTGCGCGATCATCAAACACACAACGCCGTGCGGCCTCGCGATCGGCGCGTCACCGCTCGAAGCTTATCAGAAGGCGCTAGCGTGCGACCCGCAATCGGCGTTCGGCTCCGTGATCGCCTTCACCGCGCCGGTCGACACTGCAGCAGCAGAAGCGCTGTCCAGTCTGTTCGTCGAGTGCATCGTCGCTCCTTCGTTCTCGCCCGATGCCCTCAGCATACTCGGCAAGAAGAAGAACCTTCGCGTGCTCGAAGGAACCGCGGCGTGGCCGCGCGGCTCGTACGACTTCAAGCGTGTGCGCGGTGGTCTCCTGGTGCAGGACCGCGCACCGGAGCCCATTCCGTACGCTCACTGGAGAGTCGTTACCGACCGGACACCGACCGATCGCGAGCGCGACGACCTCGCGTTCGCCTGGCAGGCGGTCGCGAGCGTCAAGTCGAATGCCATCGTGCTCGTGCGAGACGGCGCCACCATCGGGATCGGAGCCGGCCAGATGTCGCGCGTGGACGCGTCGTTCCTCTCGGTTCACAAGGCGCACAACGCCGGCCATGAAACCGCCGGAGCGGCGCTCGGCTCGGACGCGTACTTCCCCTTCCGCGACGGCGTGGATCATGCCGCCGAGGCGGGTGTCACGGCGATCGTCCAGCCCGGCGGTTCCATCAGAGACGCGGAAGTCATTGCGGCGGCGAACGAGCACGGGATCGCGATGGTATTTACCGGTCAACGCCAGTTCCGCCACTAG